The following DNA comes from Arcobacter cloacae.
GAAGATTTAATAAAAGATATAGAACAAGCAGTAAAATAAAATGAATAAAGAGATTTTTAGTCATATTCCTTGCGGACAAACTTTACCACAAAATAATATTCATGCGGTATCTGTATCAATGCCCTCTTTACAAGATGTGATTGACTATGAGGAACAAACCCCTGAAATTTTGGAAAAAATAACTGTTGCATATCCAAGATTTGTGATGCATCCATATTTAAAACTTTTAGCAAAATATTTAAAAGAAAAATACAAAATAAGTGATTCTTACGAAGTAGTTCTTTTAAGTTCAAAAAAAGCTGTAGAGGTTGTAAGTAGTAAATATTTTATCCATAACAAAATAGAAATAAATGAGCCATTTGGGGTTATTTTAGTTCAAAATGGAACTTCTCAGCTTCAAAAAGTTTTAAAATTTATTCAACATGTGGGATACAATCTCTCTTCTAGATTGGCTGAAGATTATTTATATAAAGTTGGAATTGTTTCTAAACTTCATCAAGAAAACTTAGAAGAAAAAACAAAAGCAAAAGAGATTTTAATTTCAAATTTAGCAGCAGCTTACAAACAACCAATAAAAAACATCTGTTTAAATCCTTCTGGTATGAACTCTATGTACTGTGTTTTAAAAGGTTTAAAAGATATTCAAGCAAAAAATTCAAGAACTATTTTAGTTCAATTAGGATGGCTTTATCTTGATACTATGAATATTGTAAATCACTATTTTGAAGAGAACAAAATCTTTCACGATATTTCAAAACTTGATTTATTAGAAGAGTTTTTGAAAAAAGATGGATTAAAAGTATCTGCAATAGTTACAGAAATCCCTACAAATCCACTTGTTCAAACGGTTGATTTAGATAAACTAAAAAATCTTTGTAAAACTTACAATATTCCTTTGGTTATTGATTCAACTTTTGCAACTGCGTATAATTTAGATTTAAATGCTTATGCTGATATTTATGTGGAATCTTTGACAAAATTTGCTTGTGGAAATGCTGATGTTTTAATGGGTGCAATTATTTTAAATGAAACTTCTAAAATCTCTTTTATTTCACAAGAGTTTTTTAAACACAGCGATGAACCATATATAAAAGATATTCAAAGAATGGCTTTTCAAATTAAAGATTATAAAAAAAGAGTAAAACAAATCTCTTCAAATACAAAAAAATTGGTTCAATACTTTAAAACAGCTCCTTTTATTGATGAAATTTTTTATTGTTTACAAGAAAAATATGCAACTAATTATAAAAAATTGATGATAGATGAAGAGTCTATTTGCGGAATTGTTTCTGTTACATTTAAAAAAGATTTTCAAAAAGTTTATGATAGTTTAAACTTTGCAAAAGGTCCAAGCTTGGGGACTGAATTTACTCTTTTGATGCCTTATACTTATTTGGCTCACTATGATTTAATAACTTCAAAAGAGGGAAATAAATTTTTAGAAAAAATTTCACTTCCTATAAATCTTATTAGAATTTCTGTTGGTATTGAAAATATAAAAGAGATAATAAAAGAGTTTGAAAAAATAAATAGTATTTAAACTCTTCAAACACTAAATTAACAATTAAAGTTTAAAATTTCACAAAATGGTCAATATTTAAATAAATACCAACCTATATCATTTGATAAATTTCAGTCTGCTCCTACTAATTTCTGACAAAAATTATCTTCATACTTAAAACTTTTGACCATTTTTTTCTCACTTTTTCAATAACATAAAATTAACAAAGTAGCAATAACATAGCATTTAGGTTTTACTTAAAAGTAAAAAACCAAAATTTATAAAAGGAGAAAAGAATGGAACAAATTGGAATGTTTCCACTTTTTTATTTTCCAGAAATCGGCACTGCATGGATTATGGGAATAACAGGGACAATTCATATCTTAGCATCTCACACATCTGTTGGAGCTGCACTATTATTTGCTTTTTTAGCACATAAAGCCTATAAAGAAGATAGACCTGAATTGTATGAATATATGAAAAAATATGGGATGTTTTTACTTATTTTTTCTTATGTGGTAGGTTCAATTACAGGTCCAGGGATTTGGTATACAGCAACAGCTGCTAGTCCTAGAGGAATTAGTGCTTTGATTCATAACTTTGTTTGGGTTTGGGCGACTGAGTGGGTATTTTTCGTGTTTGAAGTAGTTGGGGTTTTTGCACTTGTTTATTTTATCAATAAAATAGATAGAAAAACTCACTTAAAACTCACCTATGCATTTGCATTAGCATCTGTTGGAACACTATTTTTAATCATTGGAATTATTAGTTTTATGATGTGGCCAGGAAACGATGCTTTTTATCAAACAGGTTCTGTTAGTGATGCTTTTTTTGGACTTACAACTTTCCCTCACCTATTCTTAAGAATCGGATTTATGATTTTAATGTCTGGGGTTATTGGACTTATTATTGCCTCATCATTAAGTGATAAAGAGTTAAAAAATGAACTAATAAGAAAAATGGGAATTACAAGTTTTATTGGTGGATTTATAACTGTTATCTGCTTTATGTGGTACATGACTACAATTCCAGAAAATGCAAAAGTGTTATTAAGTATTTATATGCCAGATATTATGACTACAAAAGTCGTTTTAGTAGTATTATTTTCAACTTATTTTGCAATTGCTATTTTAAAACCAAACTTTATAAATAGACCATTTGCTATTGTTATGTTATTTATTATAGCTATTTTTGGATTATGGCCTGGAGAAAAACTAAGAGAAAGTATTAGAAAACCTTATGTTGTTGGACAATATGTTTATAGTAATCAAATTATGGGAAGAGATGTTCCTGGGAAAAATATCAAAAATGAAGTTGAAATTATTGAAAAACATGGTTTATTAAAAGTAAATCCTTGGATTCCAGATAGATTAAAAACAATTACACCTGAAAACAAATTAGAAGTTGGAGAACTTCTTACAAAAATCGCTTGTTCAAATTGTCACTCACTTGAAACTACTGGAAAATATAGACCTCTATTAAAAAATTTTGTTGGTCAAGATAAAGAGATGATAAAAACATTTATGCAATATTCACTAGCAACTGGTGCAATCCCTTATATGCCTAAAATCAGCCTTCCAGATGAAGAGTTTGATGCAATAGCACAATGGATTGAATCACAATTACCAAAGGAGAAATAATAATGGATGCAGAAATTTTAAATCTACTTAGAGACCCAGCAGGAGTTCCTTTTTATCCTGTTGTTTTTCAAGGTTTATATATTTTAACTTGGGCTTTACACGCTTTATTTGTATTTTTATCTTTAGGAACTATGGGTTTATCTTTATATGGTGGACTAAGACAAAAAAGTGATAATAACTGGAAAATATTAACAGCACATTTATTACAAACTGGAAAAATTAGTGTTTCATTATTGATTGTTTTAGGAGTTGCTCCATTACTATTTACGCAAGTAATTTATGACCCAAACTGGTACACAATAAACACTTTATCAGGACTTTGGGTTGTTATATTTATTTATTGTTTGTTAGTAGGTTATAGTATGTATTATTGGTACTATTATGCAAATAAAAAACAAAGTTCAACAAGTAGTTTAATAGGTCTTATCTCTTTTTTACTTCTAATATTTTGTGGATTAATTATGCATGTATTTTCAGTTCAAGCAATTCAACCTGATAAATGGATGCAATGGTATGCTCCAAATGGAGTAGTTGATACTTCTGGAACAAATTTTCATATTGAAAATATTAGATATATATTTTTCATATTTTTAAGTATTCCAGTTGTTGGACTTTTTTTACAAAACTATAGTGATTTTTTACAATCAAACAAAAATTTTGATGAAAAATTTATAACTTACACTAGAAATCTAGGAACAAAAATTGCTATATTTGGACTTATTTTAAGTTTAGTTCTTTTTGTTTTATGGACATTTTCAATAGATAAATTGGCTGATATTTTATCACTTGTAATTTATGTATCTTTTATAGCTTTAATTTTATTGGCTAAAAATCTTAAAAATAGTTATATTACAACTCTGATTTTTGTTGTTCTTTTACTTTTAATTTCAGGTTTTAGAGAATATATTAGATATAACATTATGAATAGTGTTGGTTATGATATTTATTCTTATCCTTTAAATATTGAGTGGGCTTCAATTACAATGTTTGTTCTTACTTTTGTATCTTTAGGTGGAGTTGGTGTTACTTTTATAGCTTCAATGGCTTGGAAAGTTGGAAAAAACAATGGTTATTTTGATGCTTCAAAAGATAAAGCTGTTACAACTATGGCAAATATGGTTTTATGGATTTTATCTATTTGGTGTATAGTATATTTTGCGTGGGGATTTTATACTCTGTTTAAAAACAGTTTATAAAAAAAGGGGAAGTTGAAACTTCCTCTTTTTAAAGTTAAATATTTATTTTATAACCAT
Coding sequences within:
- a CDS encoding c-type cytochrome: MEQIGMFPLFYFPEIGTAWIMGITGTIHILASHTSVGAALLFAFLAHKAYKEDRPELYEYMKKYGMFLLIFSYVVGSITGPGIWYTATAASPRGISALIHNFVWVWATEWVFFVFEVVGVFALVYFINKIDRKTHLKLTYAFALASVGTLFLIIGIISFMMWPGNDAFYQTGSVSDAFFGLTTFPHLFLRIGFMILMSGVIGLIIASSLSDKELKNELIRKMGITSFIGGFITVICFMWYMTTIPENAKVLLSIYMPDIMTTKVVLVVLFSTYFAIAILKPNFINRPFAIVMLFIIAIFGLWPGEKLRESIRKPYVVGQYVYSNQIMGRDVPGKNIKNEVEIIEKHGLLKVNPWIPDRLKTITPENKLEVGELLTKIACSNCHSLETTGKYRPLLKNFVGQDKEMIKTFMQYSLATGAIPYMPKISLPDEEFDAIAQWIESQLPKEK
- a CDS encoding PLP-dependent transferase encodes the protein MNKEIFSHIPCGQTLPQNNIHAVSVSMPSLQDVIDYEEQTPEILEKITVAYPRFVMHPYLKLLAKYLKEKYKISDSYEVVLLSSKKAVEVVSSKYFIHNKIEINEPFGVILVQNGTSQLQKVLKFIQHVGYNLSSRLAEDYLYKVGIVSKLHQENLEEKTKAKEILISNLAAAYKQPIKNICLNPSGMNSMYCVLKGLKDIQAKNSRTILVQLGWLYLDTMNIVNHYFEENKIFHDISKLDLLEEFLKKDGLKVSAIVTEIPTNPLVQTVDLDKLKNLCKTYNIPLVIDSTFATAYNLDLNAYADIYVESLTKFACGNADVLMGAIILNETSKISFISQEFFKHSDEPYIKDIQRMAFQIKDYKKRVKQISSNTKKLVQYFKTAPFIDEIFYCLQEKYATNYKKLMIDEESICGIVSVTFKKDFQKVYDSLNFAKGPSLGTEFTLLMPYTYLAHYDLITSKEGNKFLEKISLPINLIRISVGIENIKEIIKEFEKINSI